A single Alosa sapidissima isolate fAloSap1 chromosome 17, fAloSap1.pri, whole genome shotgun sequence DNA region contains:
- the tmem200ca gene encoding transmembrane protein 200C → MIATGGLLRISARRQDSLRSKNRAENKRKRKAKKKRKNEVVVVKGKLNLCSISGLVAAVGILILMVGIALAVLGYWPKESPLYPGLPTPKEPPAPPEKRIYEKKLAESANWTVASGGGKLLYHLERDLAVSNNSNGTAEESPKLGFFSEFLKNHLYSDKLKVLGPLIMGIGIFLFICANAVLHENRDKKTKIINLRDIYSTVIDIHSLRTKENVPLNGFVNYVQSKGVEGKPSAMYTAALLAKSSWPPGAGKPDVEDMSPSRRHSFGKFESCSLDKQTFTDTVYSIYREQNRTDRPAPTPKQWETRTIVTSSVNAFTLPMIKLNNLTIENRRASVKADIGRERVDTSCDSPGHGGGCTTEAKVETGHTHTVLTQDSVEVYQSSGSLLGTSRISPEGSQVQLLPSSPGPKVTGSHLSLSALSDYSRSIDLGICPTSPKEWQVERSRRLSCPRLEGYGGGGYIKLGDLGGESFESSEVAPFSQVTSMEVLDKEQTEQPSDEEEGSAEEVQDGMTRQYSNKEKLMMISQSDATLEDEEIESLD, encoded by the coding sequence ATGATCGCCACCGGCGGGCTCCTGCGCATCTCGGCCCGGCGGCAGGACTCGCTGCGCTCCAAGAACCGCGCCGAGAACAAGCGCAAGCGGAAAGCCAAGAAGAAGCGCAAGAACGAGGTGGTGGTGGTCAAGGGGAAGCTGAACCTGTGCTCCATCTCGGGCCTGGTGGCCGCCGTGggcatcctcatcctcatggTGGGCATCGCGCTGGCCGTGCTCGGCTACTGGCCCAAGGAGAGCCCGCTGTACCCAGGCCTGCCCACGCCCAAGGAGCCGCCGGCGCCGCCCGAGAAGAGGATCTACGAGAAGAAGCTGGCCGAGTCGGCGAACTGGACAGTGGCCAGCGGCGGCGGAAAGCTGCTGTATCACCTGGAGCGCGATTTGGCCGTCAGCAACAACTCTAATGGAACAGCGGAGGAGTCGCCCAAGTTGGGCTTCTTCTCCGAGTTTCTGAAGAACCACCTGTATTCAGACAAGCTGAAGGTGCTTGGGCCACTTATCATGGGCATTGGGATATTCCTCTTCATTTGTGCCAATGCTGTTTTGCATGAGAACAGGGACAAAAAGACCAAAATAATCAATCTTAGAGACATCTATTCCACCGTCATCGACATTCACAGCTTGCGGACTAAAGAGAACGTACCGCTTAATGGCTTTGTGAACTATGTGCAGTCCAAAGGAGTGGAAGGCAAACCCAGTGCCATGTACACAGCTGCTCTGTTGGCAAAGAGCTCATGGCCGCCCGGTGCTGGTAAGCCAGATGTGGAGGATATGAGCCCGTCGCGACGCCACTCGTTTGGCAAATTTGAGAGCTGTTCATTGGACAAGCAGACTTTCACAGACACGGTGTACAGCATCTACAGGGAGCAGAACAGGACGGACAGGCCGGCCCCGACTCCCAAACAGTGGGAGACAAGGACCATAGTCACGTCCTCCGTAAACGCCTTCACGCTCCCCATGATCAAGCTCAACAACCTGACCATCGAGAACAGACGGGCCTCCGTCAAAGCGGACatcgggagagagagagtggacacGTCCTGCGACAGTCCCGGCCACGGCGGCGGCTGCACCACAGAGGCCAAGGTGGAGACGGGCCACACGCACACGGTGCTGACCCAGGACTCGGTGGAGGTGTACCAGAGCAGCGGCAGCCTCCTGGGGACCTCCCGCATCTCCCCAGAGGGCTCCCAGGTGCAGTTGCTCCCCTCCTCGCCGGGCCCCAAGGTCACGGGGTCCCACCTGTCCCTGAGCGCCCTGTCGGACTATTCCCGGTCTATCGACCTGGGGATCTGCCCCACCAGCCCCAAGGAGTGGCAGGTGGAGCGCTCGCGGCGCCTCAGTTGCCCCCGGCTCGAGGGCTATGGTGGCGGGGGTTACATTAAACTTGGGGACCTGGGAGGGGAGTCCTTTGAGTCGTCTGAGGTCGCACCGTTTAGTCAGGTGACGTCCATGGAGGTACTGGACAAAGAGCAAACCGAACAACCCTCGGACGAAGAAGAGGGCAGTGCGGAAGAAGTCCAAGACGGCATGACGAGGCAATACTCCAACAAAGAGAAACTCATGATGATATCCCAGTCGGACGCTACTCTGGAGGACGAGGAGATTGAGAGCTTGGACTAG